GCTCGACACCCCCCGCAACGATAAGTACGCGGACGGCGATTGAGAACCATGAGCGAACAGATCAAACTGAGCCGAGTCGAACCCCGCCTCGACGACCTGTCGTACCCGGTGACCCGGGACGACGCGGCGATGGAACTGTCCGACGTCACGGTGCTCCTGGCCGACGGCGAGGAGAACCTCGGCGGCCTCGTCTCGGAGGTGGGGAGCGACTCCTTCGCCTCCTCGACGGACCTGTTCGAGGAACTGCAGAACGTGATGCCCATCGAGGCCGTCGGCGAACCCGGCCAGTCCGAGGGAGACGCCTGACCTCGCCGAGGGGACGAACTCTCCCGGACGGGTTCCCCGACGCTTAAGTACGAGAAGCGACTGCCTTCGGTAACATGGAGTTCTGCGACGAGTGCGGTTCGATGATGAAGACGGACGGCGGCGTCTGGGTCTGCGGGAACTGCGGCTTCGAGAAGGCGCGCGACTCGGCGAAGGAGAGTCACATGACCTCGACGGCCGCCCGCGAGGACAGCGAAGTCGTCGACATGTCCGACGTCGACGACGCCGAAATCGGACCCACGACGACGGTGAAGTGCCCCGAGTGCGGTCACGACAAGGCCCGCTACGAGATGAAGCAGATACGGTCGGCCGACGAGTCCGAGACTCGGTTCTTCACCTGCGTCGAGTGCGGCCACAAGTGGCGCGAGGACGACCACTGAGCGGTTCGGCGCGCGGTCTCCGCGCACTCGAGCGCACGGCGGCGTGAGGCGCCCGGTTTCGCCTCGCCTCGCTACGCCGTGTCCGCCCGGGGCGGCGAAGCGACTCCGTTTCGTTCGTTCGCCGGTTCGAATTAAGTCCCTCCCGCCCCTATCGCGGGTATGGCGACCACCGGGCAGTCACCGCCGACGGTTCGCGTCCCCGACGGGTGGGAGCGCACGGCTTCGACCGAGGAGACGATGTTCGACGCCAAACTGGTCACCGTCCGCGCGCACACCGTCGTCTTCGAGGACGCCCGCCTCGCGGAGGCGGTCCGCGACCGGACCGGCGCCGACGGGACGTGGCGCTTCTTCTTCGCCAGTCGCCTCCGCCTCCGCCCGAAGGCGGGCGGGTCGAAGGCGCTGACCGACCTGGTCACCGCCCGCGCCAACGACGGCTTCGTCGACCAACTGCGCGACCGGGGGTTCCGCGACGCCGAACGTACGGAGTCGCGTCGTTTCGCCGTCGGTCGAACGGAGGCGAACCTGACGCGGTACCGCGCCGCCGTCGACGTCGGCGGGGAACAGAAGACGACGGTGACCGCCGAGGCGTACCTCGCGGTGTGGCCCGCCGACGGCGAGTTCCTGGTCGCCGGCGGCGCCTACCCCGTGAGCGTCGACGGCGCGCGTTCGGCGGCGTTGGCGCCGTCACTGTCGCCGGCGGAACACAGAGACGAACTGTTCGAGTTGATCCGCTCGGTCGAGTGAGTCGCGTTTCGGGCGAGGTGAGGGGCGAGGAGGAAGGAAAGAGGGGCTACTCGTACCGCGCGAACACGAGGTAGCCGGTGTGGCCGACACCCGCCGTCGACGGCCGCGACCCCCGGTCCCCGAAGTCCATCTCCCGCTGGATGGTCTCCAGCGTCTCCACCTCGTTCAGTCCGGCCTCGCGGGCCGCCTCGACGGCGGCGCGACTGTTCTCGACGAACGGCGAGTAGACGGCGACGTAGCCGCCCGACCGGAGGAGTTCGGGGGCGCGGGCGACCACGTCCGCCGCGTCGCCCGTATCGAGCGTCAGGAGGTCGAACGGCCCCTCCTCGGTCAGCGAGTCGAGTTCCTCGGTCACGTCGCCGGCGCGGACGTCCACGTGCTCCTCGACGCCCGCGAGACGCATGTTCTCGCGCGCCACGTCGGCGAAGTCGGGGTCCAGTTCGTACGTCGTCACGTCGGCGCGCATCCGGCCGAGGTACGCCGAGAGGACGCCCGTTCCGGTCCCGGCGTCGAGGACGCGGTCGCCCGCGGCCGCGCCGGTGTGGCCGACGATGAGACCGATGTCTCGCGGCATCATCGGCGCGCCGGTGCGTTCGAGGTGGTTGAACAGGTCCGGGCCGCGGAGTCGGCGGACGACGAACGGTTCGCCGAGATGCGTCTCGACGGTGTCACCGGGTTCGGCGTCCTCGGGGACGGTGAGCACGCCGAGGTCAGTCTGGAGTTCGTCGCCGGGCGCCCGGAGGTACTCTCGGTCCTCGTGGACGAGCAGGTACACTTATTCGAGGCGCGAGATGGCGGCCGCGAGGTCGCCGTTCTCGGCTTCCAGCGCCTCCCGCGCGTCGCCCTTGGGGACGCCGGCGCGCTGGGCGACCAGTTCCACGTCGGACTCGGGAATCTCGGCCTCGCCGTCGTCGTCGGTCGGTTCGACCGCGAGGGCGTCGTCGTCGCCGCCGCTCTCGACGCTCGCCGCCCCCGCCGCGCCGCCGCTCCCGAGTTCCCGCGACTCGGGTTGACCGACGATCTGGTAGGTCTCCTGGCCCTGCGCGTCCATGCGCGTGACCTGGGCGTCCGAGAACACGAGTTCCTCGTCGGCCGTCCTGATGACGACCTCCTCGGCGTCGAGTTCGGTGACGTCGATGCCCATCTGTTTCATCATCTGCTTCATCTTCCGCGGGTTCATACCGCCTCCGCCAAACATACTCGCACGGACGGCCCCCGTCGTCAAAAAGGGTGGCGAACCGCCGGCGTAGTCGCGTCTACGACTGCGAACGCGGGAACGGAAGAGGGCGAAGCGGGGCGGGGTCCGGAAGCGTCGCGGACGGCGGGATGTTACTCGCCGGTGCGGACGCTCACCGTGAGACCGCTGCCGACGGGGAGCACCGTCGTCTCGAAGTCCGGCGCCGCCCGAACGGCGTCGAGGTAGGCCGCGATGCCCCGCGTCGCCGCGGAGGCGTCGTCCGGAACGCCCTCGCCCTCGGCGTACTCGACCAGCGTCTCGAAGTCCGCCGGCCCCTGTA
This Halogeometricum sp. S3BR5-2 DNA region includes the following protein-coding sequences:
- a CDS encoding transcription factor S, which translates into the protein MEFCDECGSMMKTDGGVWVCGNCGFEKARDSAKESHMTSTAAREDSEVVDMSDVDDAEIGPTTTVKCPECGHDKARYEMKQIRSADESETRFFTCVECGHKWREDDH
- a CDS encoding methyltransferase domain-containing protein, producing the protein MYLLVHEDREYLRAPGDELQTDLGVLTVPEDAEPGDTVETHLGEPFVVRRLRGPDLFNHLERTGAPMMPRDIGLIVGHTGAAAGDRVLDAGTGTGVLSAYLGRMRADVTTYELDPDFADVARENMRLAGVEEHVDVRAGDVTEELDSLTEEGPFDLLTLDTGDAADVVARAPELLRSGGYVAVYSPFVENSRAAVEAAREAGLNEVETLETIQREMDFGDRGSRPSTAGVGHTGYLVFARYE
- a CDS encoding nascent polypeptide-associated complex protein, encoding MFGGGGMNPRKMKQMMKQMGIDVTELDAEEVVIRTADEELVFSDAQVTRMDAQGQETYQIVGQPESRELGSGGAAGAASVESGGDDDALAVEPTDDDGEAEIPESDVELVAQRAGVPKGDAREALEAENGDLAAAISRLE